The following DNA comes from Streptococcus pasteurianus.
ATTACCTTTTCAGGACGATTGGTCACAATCGTTGCTTGCATTTTCTTCTGCTTAGTGAAAATAGCATTTGTCACACGGCTAGAGACAAAGATAGTCACCATAGAATAAAGGGCATATTGCCAACCAAATAAAATGCCAGCAAAAATCATGATAACACCATTAACCATGAGAGAAATGCTTCCCACATCACGGCCTGTCTTTTTCCGAATGGTCAGACTGATGATATCAGTACCACCACTTGAAATACGAGATTTTAAACTAAAGCCAACACCAGTCCCCATGACCAAACCACCAAAAATGGCATTAACCAGAGGATCAGTCGTCAGAGTAATTTCAGGAACAATTTGAATGAAGAAAGAACTCATCGAAACTGTAATGAGCGTAAAAACAGTGAATTTATGTCCGATTTTATACCAAGCTAAAACGAGCAATGGCACATTAATCACATAAAAAACAACTGAAACTGGCAACTTGAAGCCAATTAATCGCTCACTAACTGCCGATAAAACCTGTGCAAAACCAGTTGCACCACTTGAATAAACGTGTCCTGGTTGAAAGAAGAAATTAACCGCGATTGCCGATAGCAAACCATAAAAAAGAGAAGCGGAAACTTTTTCCGCATACTTCTCTCTTGAAATGCTCTGCATTGTCTTTAACAGACCATATCTTTCTGCCCAACGGCTAACAATAAACTTTGTTTTCTTTTTCAAAGATGTTTTCTTAATCATTAGTTTCGATTGCTAAAGCTAATTCATCTAATTGTTTATCTGCAACAAGACTTGGTGCTTGTGTCATTGGATCCGCAGCTTTATTATTTTTAGGAAATGCAATGACTTCACGAATGTTATCTTCACCAGCAAGAAGCATAACGAAACGGTCAAGACCAATAGCAAGTCCACCATGTGGTGGGAAACCGTAGTTCATAGCTTCTAACAAGAAACCAAATTGGTCATTTGCTTCTTCTGCTGTAAAGCCAAGCGCTTTAAACATACGTTCTTGCAATTCTTTTTGGTTGATACGCAAGCTACCGCCCCCAAGTTCATAACCGTTAAGAACGATATCGTAAGCAACTGCACGTACTTTAGCAAGGTCACCTTCTAATTCATGAGCGGATTCTTCAGTTGGCAATGTGAATGGGTGGTGAGCAGACATATAACGTTCTTCTTCTTCAGACCATTCAAACATTGGCCAATCAACAACCCAAAGGAAATTAAATTTAGAGTTGTCAACCATGTCAAGTTCTTTAGCGATACGAGTACGAAGAGCACCAAGAGTATTATTAGCAACTTCAAGAGTATCGGCAACGAAAAGAACCAAATCATTTTCTTCGAGTTGTAAACTTACTGTCAACTTATCTTCGATACTTGTTAAGAATTTAGCAACTGGTCCAGTAATCGCACCATCAGTAAATTTGACCCATGCAAGACCTTTGGCACCAAATTGTTTTGCAAATTCTGTTAATTTATCAATGTTTTTACGTGAGTATTTATCCGCATTCCCCTTAACAACAATAGCTTTTACAACTGGAGCTTGTGAGAATACTTTGAAATCAACATCCTTGACAACTTCTGTCAAGTCTTGTAAAAGCATTTCAAAACGAGTATCAGGTTTGTCTGAACCGTAGTTGTTCATTGCATCATCATAAGACATACGTGGGAATGGCAATGTGACATCAATTCCTTTTGTATCTTTCATGACTTTAGCAATCATTCCTTCAGTGATATCTTGGATATCTTGGTCTGACAAGAATGATGTTTCCATATCGACCTGTGTAAACTCAGGTTGACGATCACCACGTAAATCTTCATCACGGAAACATTTAACGATTTGGTAGTAACGGTCAAAGCCAGCATTCATCAACAATTGTTTTGTGATTTGTGGACTTTGTGGCAAAGCGTAAAAGTGACCCTGGCTCACACGACTTGGTACCAAGTAGTCACGCGCACCCTCTGGAGTTGATTTTGTCAACATTGGTGTTTCAACATCAATGAATTCTAACTCATCCAAATAGTTACGGATTGAGTGAGTAACTTTTGCACGTAATTTAAAGTTGTTAAGCATTTTTGGACGACGAAGATCTAAATAACGGTAGCGTAAACGATTTTCATCACTAACTTCAACATCATCTTTAATTTCAAAAGGTGTTGTTTTAGCCGTATTCAAAACTGTCAATGCTGATACTTTCAATTCAACAGCACCAGTTGGCAAGTTTTTATTTTCTTGTTCACGTTGTGCGACTTCACCAGTAACTTCGATAACAAATTCGTTACGAAGGCTTTCAGCTGTGGTCATAACATCACTTGAAACTTCCTCTGGATTAATGACTAATTGCATGATACCTTCACGGTCACGAAGGTCGATAAAGATAAGCCCACCTAAATCACGACGACGACCAACCCAACCTTTTAAAGTAATTTCTTGGCCGATATGTTCACTACGAACACGACCAGCATACATTGTACGTTTCATTGATATGTTTCTCCGTTTTTTAATTTATTCATTCCCACCTATTATAGCAAAAAGCACGTAAAAACCCCACCCATGCGGGGGAGTTTTTTAATTTTTTTGAGAAATATCAAAAATTTGAAAGGTTCAAAATGATATTAAACTCCTATTTGAGATGTCTTTTGTTACCACACTCCAAAATCTAGTAAACTTTCAAATTCCTTTTGACCAAATCATAACATTTAATCAGTAAAGGATATATCTTCTTGCGAAACTATTGCTTTCTTATTTTCTTTACTCATATACATGTCAATCCTTTCAAACAATTCTCATATGTTTAAATTCAATCAAAATATTCCATAATTTCCTCAATTCGATTTTCAATCAAATATTTAGTCATATCCCTTTCTTCCTTATATCCTCTAGTTTGTTTGATTTCTAATTTACCATTAAATCCAAATCCGAACATTTTGTCATACTTATCTGGATTTTTCTTTAGCCTAACTTCTTCCATGAAATTTATCATTTCTTCTTTTTTAAACGCCAACATTATTGTATCCCACTTTGTATCAGACGATTTAGCACTATGTATTTCATTAGGATATTTTGCATAAATTCCTACTATTACAAACCAATCAGCATTTTCTTGCGGTTCAAAACGATTAAGCCATAGAGTGCCTTGATATTTTTTATTGGGATAATAATAAGCTCTAGACATTTTTACTTGAAATGTCAATACTTTATTTATGCCATCACAAAACTTATATAATAGCAAATCAATTCCTTTTTCTTGTGCAGAAGTGGGGATAAATACAGATGTTCCTTTTACTTCTTTTGCCAAATAATCTGCAACCGCAAACTCCCCATATTGTAATGTAAACAATGCTTGCATATATTCCACCTCAACTGTATTTGTAGCTTAACTAGTTATCATTATACTACACAAAAATAATACAGTCATTTCTTTTCTGCTTTTAAGAAGTTACTTATCTGTCTATGATTTGTAAAGGGTGCTAAAGCATTGCTTACGCAACAAGTCCTTGACAAATCATATCCCGATAAATTTAACGTAATCAAGCAGAAATGAAGTAGTCTGTTGTTTCAAGCCAACAAAAAAGAGATACCAGCACATTTATGCAGTATCTCTAACTTAGTAGCAATATTCTTTTATTCGCAAGCAGGTAAACACAGGTCATTCCTTAATATCTTTTTGTTCGGGAAACTCCTTGTTCCCATTTGAAATAGTTTCTCTAGAAACATGGATATGTTCAGATAATTTTTCTTGTGAAAGATGATTAGGTTTTCTTAATTGTTTTAACTTTTCTCCGACGATTTTGTATATACATTATATGAAACTTTCACCTACCTAGCAAGGTTACAGTAGCTTCCATTCTCGCAACTAAAGTTTACAATATAAAACAACTAGTTAATGAACTGTGAGTACACAGTTATTAGCTAGTTGTTGTCGTTTAATCTAATTTATTCAATACTTCAGCGAAGTTGTTTGCAATTTCGTCAAAGCTTACGGTCACTTCTTCGCGAGTTTTATTATTTTTCACAGCTACTTGACCTGCTTCAATTTCACTTTCACCTAAAGTGATAATTGTTTTAGCATTAAAGGCGTCTGCTGATTTGAATTGCGCTTTGATTTTACGTCCAAGGTAGTCACGTTCTGCTGAGAAACCTTGGTTGCGGACAGCTTGAACAAGTTCCAACGCTTTAAGGTTTGCACCTTGTCCCAAAACAGCAATGTAAACGTCCATTTCTTTTTCAACTGGCAATTCAATACCTTGTTTTTCGAGGATAAGAAGCAAACGTTCAAGACCAAGTGCAAAACCAAAACCTGGTGTTTCTGGTCCGTCAAAGTATTCAACGAGACTGTCATAACGACCACCAGCACAAATTGTCAATTCAGATTTATCAACAGTTGTGATGAATTCAAAGATAGTGTGGTTATAGTAATCAAGACCACGAACCATGTTTGTATCAATGACATATGGGATATTGAGGGTTTCAAGCATACTACGCACAGCATCAAAATGAGCTTGGCTTTCGTCATCAAGATAATCAAGAATTGATGGTGCGTTTTCAACAGCAATCTTGTCTTCTTTTTCTTTTGAATCAAGGACACGGAGTGGGTTTTCATCTAAACGACGTTGACTGTCTTTTGACAATTGCTCACGCATTGGCGTAAGGTAATCAATCAAAGCTTGACGATATGCCGAACGGCTAACTGCACTTCCCAAAGTATTCAAATGAAGTGTAACATCTTTAATGCCCAGTATTTGGAACAATTGGTAAGCCATCGCGATTGTTTCAACGTCTGTGGCAGGATTTGCTGAACCGAAACACTCAACACCAACTTGATGGAATTCACGCAAACGACCAGCTTGTGGACGTTCGTAGCGGAACATTGAGCCGATGTAGTACATCTTAACTGGCTTTTGAACTTCTGGTGCAAATAATTTATTTTCTACAAAAGAACGCACAACAGGAGCTGTACCTTCTGGACGCAAAGTAATATGGCGGTCACCTTTATCGTGGAAATCATACATTTCTTTTGTCACGATGTCCGTTGTGTCACCAACAGAACGGCTGATAACCTCATAATGTTCAAACATTGGTGTACGAATTTCGCTGTAATTGTATTTTTTAAATGTTTCACGCGCAACAGCTTCCACGTATTGCCACTTAGCACTTTCGCTAGGTAAAATATCCTGTGTTCCTTTAGGTTTTTGTAATTTCATAAATTTAAGACATATTGGCACCAAATTTAAACAAATTTAGCCCCTAATTCCTTTCTACTATTGTAGCGATTCAATCATTTCTATTTTATCACAAAAACAAGTTATACAGAAGAATAGTCTGTTCTTTTTTAGGATTTTCTTATGAATTATTCCTTGAGGACTTTCGTTTTTAACGAACAGCCAAGCGTTAATAACCACACTCGCACCTATTTATAATTTTTTTGTCAAGTAACTTTACTTTACAAAAAAGATATGTTATTATGTTAAAGTTGATTAAAAATCAAGAACAAAAAAATATTATCGGAGGAGATAAAACATGGCAGTACCTGCACGTCACACTTCAAAAGCGAAGAAAAACAAACGTCGTACACACTACAAATTGACTGCTCCATCAGTTAAATTTGACGAAACTACTGGAGATTACTCACGTTCTCACCGTGTATCACTTAAAGGATACTACAAAGGACGTAAAATCGCTAAAGCAGCTAAATAATAGAAGGGAGATACCATGCGCGTAAATATTACACTTGAACACAAAGAATCTGGTGAACGCTTGTACCTTACTTCAAAAAACAAACGTAACACTCCAGACCGTCTTCAATTGAAAAAATACTCACCAAAATTGCGTAAACACGTAATCTTTACTGAAGTTAAATAATTGAATACATCAAAAGCCTACGAAACCAACGTTTCTAGGCTTTTTTAGTTCAAAAATAGCATTTCTGGCTGATTGAATATCAAACCAAATCATTTTTTATTATAAACAAAGTATAAATTTCTAATTATCTTTTTATATTT
Coding sequences within:
- a CDS encoding YitT family protein; the encoded protein is MIKKTSLKKKTKFIVSRWAERYGLLKTMQSISREKYAEKVSASLFYGLLSAIAVNFFFQPGHVYSSGATGFAQVLSAVSERLIGFKLPVSVVFYVINVPLLVLAWYKIGHKFTVFTLITVSMSSFFIQIVPEITLTTDPLVNAIFGGLVMGTGVGFSLKSRISSGGTDIISLTIRKKTGRDVGSISLMVNGVIMIFAGILFGWQYALYSMVTIFVSSRVTNAIFTKQKKMQATIVTNRPEKVIAMIHTKLHRGVTQINNAEGTYNHEKKAVLLAIITREEYNDFRYLMKKTDPNAFVSVAENVHIIGRFVDD
- the aspS gene encoding aspartate--tRNA ligase, coding for MKRTMYAGRVRSEHIGQEITLKGWVGRRRDLGGLIFIDLRDREGIMQLVINPEEVSSDVMTTAESLRNEFVIEVTGEVAQREQENKNLPTGAVELKVSALTVLNTAKTTPFEIKDDVEVSDENRLRYRYLDLRRPKMLNNFKLRAKVTHSIRNYLDELEFIDVETPMLTKSTPEGARDYLVPSRVSQGHFYALPQSPQITKQLLMNAGFDRYYQIVKCFRDEDLRGDRQPEFTQVDMETSFLSDQDIQDITEGMIAKVMKDTKGIDVTLPFPRMSYDDAMNNYGSDKPDTRFEMLLQDLTEVVKDVDFKVFSQAPVVKAIVVKGNADKYSRKNIDKLTEFAKQFGAKGLAWVKFTDGAITGPVAKFLTSIEDKLTVSLQLEENDLVLFVADTLEVANNTLGALRTRIAKELDMVDNSKFNFLWVVDWPMFEWSEEEERYMSAHHPFTLPTEESAHELEGDLAKVRAVAYDIVLNGYELGGGSLRINQKELQERMFKALGFTAEEANDQFGFLLEAMNYGFPPHGGLAIGLDRFVMLLAGEDNIREVIAFPKNNKAADPMTQAPSLVADKQLDELALAIETND
- a CDS encoding helix-turn-helix transcriptional regulator, producing MYKIVGEKLKQLRKPNHLSQEKLSEHIHVSRETISNGNKEFPEQKDIKE
- the hisS gene encoding histidine--tRNA ligase, which gives rise to MKLQKPKGTQDILPSESAKWQYVEAVARETFKKYNYSEIRTPMFEHYEVISRSVGDTTDIVTKEMYDFHDKGDRHITLRPEGTAPVVRSFVENKLFAPEVQKPVKMYYIGSMFRYERPQAGRLREFHQVGVECFGSANPATDVETIAMAYQLFQILGIKDVTLHLNTLGSAVSRSAYRQALIDYLTPMREQLSKDSQRRLDENPLRVLDSKEKEDKIAVENAPSILDYLDDESQAHFDAVRSMLETLNIPYVIDTNMVRGLDYYNHTIFEFITTVDKSELTICAGGRYDSLVEYFDGPETPGFGFALGLERLLLILEKQGIELPVEKEMDVYIAVLGQGANLKALELVQAVRNQGFSAERDYLGRKIKAQFKSADAFNAKTIITLGESEIEAGQVAVKNNKTREEVTVSFDEIANNFAEVLNKLD
- the rpmF gene encoding 50S ribosomal protein L32, with amino-acid sequence MAVPARHTSKAKKNKRRTHYKLTAPSVKFDETTGDYSRSHRVSLKGYYKGRKIAKAAK
- the rpmG gene encoding 50S ribosomal protein L33 — encoded protein: MRVNITLEHKESGERLYLTSKNKRNTPDRLQLKKYSPKLRKHVIFTEVK